In one Thioclava sp. ES.031 genomic region, the following are encoded:
- the glgB gene encoding 1,4-alpha-glucan branching protein GlgB yields MTLSRDEAEALIHAQHPDPFSLLGLHDGEIVALAPGAEEVWALGETEVALEAVVPGIFTGKWTEKTYRLRARHDQTTWDFDDPYGFAPVLGAIDEYLIGEGTHTRLWEKLGAHVITHQDVEGVHFAVWAPNARRVSVVGDFNFWDGRRHQMRRIGASGVWEIFVPGIHAGALYKYELLDAEGTVLPLKADPVGFGAEHPPAQASVVRKLGRHRFGDSAWCQTRAEAQERHAPISVYEVHLGSWMRVWDEGGRPLSYHELAEKLVDYVCDMGFTHIELLPITEHPFDGSWGYQPIGLYAPTIRHGRPEEFAEFVDAAHRRGLGVILDWVPGHFPTDDHGLRHFDGTALYEHADPKEGFHQDWNTLIYNYGRREVSNYLLANALFWLEEYHLDGLRVDAVASMLYRDYSRAAGEWVPNKYGGRENLEAIEFLQNMNAASYGGAEGIMTVAEESTAYPGVTRPVHEDGLGFGYKWNMGWMNDSLRYFARDPLYRKFHHNELTFASSYIYSENFILPISHDEVVHGKGSMLGKMPGNDPEKYANLRAFYAFQWAHPGKKLLFMGQEFGQWSEWSHERELDWYLLDDPRHDGLRALVRDLNRLYRETPALHWGDCEPDGFEWIAADDSEASVFIFERRAPKADPVVVVANLTPVEHSYRIGLPQSGEWCEILNTDSGFYGGENRGNLGAIRAEDHAQGRCAQSAEVYLPPLSVVMFTPA; encoded by the coding sequence ATGACACTTTCCCGCGACGAGGCCGAAGCGCTTATCCACGCGCAACATCCCGATCCGTTTTCCCTGCTGGGGCTGCATGACGGGGAAATCGTGGCGCTCGCGCCCGGCGCAGAAGAGGTCTGGGCGCTTGGCGAGACAGAGGTCGCGCTGGAAGCCGTCGTGCCGGGGATCTTCACCGGCAAATGGACCGAGAAAACCTACCGTCTGCGCGCGCGGCACGATCAGACGACATGGGATTTCGACGACCCTTACGGCTTCGCGCCGGTGCTCGGCGCGATCGACGAATACCTGATCGGGGAGGGGACGCATACGCGGCTCTGGGAGAAGCTCGGCGCCCATGTGATCACCCATCAGGACGTCGAAGGCGTGCATTTCGCGGTCTGGGCGCCCAATGCGCGCCGTGTCTCGGTCGTGGGCGATTTCAACTTCTGGGACGGTCGCCGCCACCAGATGCGCCGGATCGGCGCGTCCGGCGTGTGGGAGATTTTCGTTCCCGGCATCCATGCAGGCGCGCTCTACAAATACGAGCTGCTCGACGCGGAGGGCACGGTGTTGCCGCTCAAGGCCGACCCGGTCGGTTTCGGCGCAGAGCACCCGCCCGCGCAGGCCTCGGTCGTGCGCAAGCTCGGGCGGCATCGCTTCGGCGACAGCGCATGGTGTCAGACCCGCGCCGAGGCGCAGGAACGCCACGCGCCGATCTCGGTCTACGAGGTGCATCTCGGGAGTTGGATGCGGGTCTGGGACGAGGGGGGCAGGCCGCTCTCCTATCACGAACTGGCCGAGAAGCTGGTCGATTACGTCTGCGACATGGGCTTCACCCATATCGAGCTGTTGCCGATCACCGAACACCCGTTCGACGGCTCCTGGGGCTACCAGCCGATCGGGCTCTACGCGCCCACGATCCGCCACGGCCGCCCCGAGGAATTCGCGGAATTCGTGGATGCGGCGCATCGGCGGGGCCTTGGTGTGATCCTCGACTGGGTTCCGGGGCATTTCCCGACCGACGATCACGGGCTTCGACATTTCGACGGCACCGCGCTTTACGAGCATGCCGACCCGAAAGAGGGGTTCCATCAGGACTGGAACACGCTGATCTACAATTACGGGCGGCGCGAGGTCTCAAACTACCTGCTCGCCAATGCGCTGTTCTGGCTGGAGGAATATCACCTCGACGGGCTGCGCGTGGATGCGGTGGCCTCGATGCTCTACCGCGACTATTCGCGGGCTGCGGGCGAATGGGTGCCCAACAAATATGGCGGGCGCGAGAACCTCGAAGCGATCGAGTTCCTGCAGAACATGAACGCGGCCTCTTATGGCGGCGCGGAAGGCATCATGACGGTGGCGGAGGAAAGCACCGCCTATCCTGGTGTCACGCGCCCCGTACATGAGGACGGGTTGGGCTTCGGCTACAAGTGGAACATGGGCTGGATGAACGACAGCTTGCGCTATTTCGCGCGCGATCCGCTCTATCGCAAATTCCACCATAACGAGCTGACCTTTGCGAGCTCATACATTTACAGCGAGAATTTCATCCTGCCGATCAGCCATGACGAGGTCGTGCACGGTAAGGGCTCGATGCTCGGCAAGATGCCCGGAAACGACCCCGAGAAATACGCCAACCTGCGCGCCTTCTACGCGTTCCAATGGGCGCATCCGGGCAAGAAGCTTCTCTTCATGGGGCAGGAATTCGGCCAATGGTCGGAATGGAGCCATGAGCGCGAGTTGGACTGGTATCTGCTCGACGATCCGCGCCATGACGGGCTGCGCGCACTGGTGCGCGATCTCAACCGGCTCTACCGCGAGACGCCCGCGCTGCATTGGGGCGATTGCGAGCCGGACGGGTTCGAATGGATCGCCGCCGACGATTCCGAGGCCTCGGTCTTCATCTTCGAGCGCCGCGCGCCCAAAGCCGATCCGGTCGTGGTGGTCGCGAACCTGACCCCGGTCGAGCACAGCTACCGCATCGGCCTGCCGCAAAGCGGCGAATGGTGCGAGATTCTCAACACGGATTCCGGTTTCTACGGCGGCGAGAACCGCGGCAATCTCGGTGCGATCCGCGCCGAAGACCACGCGCAGGGCCGCTGCGCCCAGAGCGCGGAGGTCTATCTGCCGCCGCTCTCAGTCGTGATGTTCACGCCCGCATAA
- the glgC gene encoding glucose-1-phosphate adenylyltransferase — protein sequence MKPQPNTRLSAQAMAFVLAGGRGSRLKELTDRRAKPAVYFGGKTRIIDFALSNALNSGIRKMAIATQYKAHSLIRHVQRGWNFFRAERNEYLDILPASQRVADSRWYSGTADAVAQNIDIIEDYGVKYVIILAGDHIYKMDYEVMLRQHVETKADVTIGCLTVPRMEATAFGVMDIDKTGQITDFLEKPADPPGMPGDPEHALASMGIYVFDWQFLRELLIRDMEDPNSSHDFGHDLIPQIVKHGKAMAHKFSDSCVTTGLETEPYWRDVGTVDAFWQANIDLTDFTPKLDLYDTEWPIWTYAEIVPPAKFIHDEDGRRGSAISSLVSGDCIVSGAEVRNSLLYTGVRAHSFASLEEAVVLPYVDIGRHARLSQCVIDRGVYIPEGLVVGEDPEEDEKWFRRSEGGVVLITQTMLDKRAAALD from the coding sequence ATGAAACCACAGCCCAACACACGCCTCAGCGCACAGGCCATGGCCTTCGTTCTGGCGGGCGGCCGCGGCAGCCGCCTGAAGGAACTGACCGACCGGCGCGCGAAACCGGCCGTCTATTTCGGCGGCAAGACCCGGATCATCGACTTCGCCCTGTCGAACGCGCTCAATTCCGGCATCCGCAAGATGGCGATCGCCACGCAATACAAAGCGCATTCGCTGATCCGGCACGTCCAGCGCGGCTGGAATTTCTTCCGCGCGGAGCGGAACGAATATCTCGACATCCTGCCCGCGAGCCAACGCGTGGCCGATAGCCGCTGGTATTCGGGAACCGCCGATGCGGTGGCACAGAACATTGATATTATTGAAGATTACGGCGTGAAATACGTTATCATCCTCGCCGGCGACCACATCTACAAGATGGATTACGAGGTGATGCTGCGCCAGCATGTCGAGACCAAGGCCGATGTCACAATCGGCTGTCTGACCGTGCCGCGGATGGAGGCGACCGCCTTTGGCGTGATGGATATCGACAAGACCGGCCAGATCACCGATTTCCTCGAAAAGCCCGCCGATCCGCCCGGGATGCCCGGCGATCCCGAGCACGCTCTGGCCTCGATGGGGATCTATGTTTTCGACTGGCAATTCCTGCGCGAGCTTCTGATCCGCGACATGGAAGACCCGAATTCGAGCCATGATTTCGGCCATGACCTGATCCCGCAGATCGTCAAACACGGCAAGGCGATGGCGCATAAGTTCTCGGATAGCTGCGTGACGACGGGGCTCGAGACCGAGCCGTACTGGCGCGATGTGGGTACGGTGGATGCCTTCTGGCAGGCCAATATCGACCTGACCGATTTCACGCCGAAGCTGGACCTCTACGACACCGAATGGCCGATCTGGACCTATGCCGAGATCGTTCCGCCCGCGAAATTCATCCATGACGAGGATGGCAGACGCGGCTCGGCAATCTCCTCGCTGGTCTCGGGCGACTGCATCGTCTCGGGCGCGGAGGTGCGCAATTCGCTCCTCTATACCGGCGTGCGCGCGCATAGTTTCGCGAGCCTGGAGGAGGCCGTCGTGCTGCCATATGTCGATATCGGGCGGCATGCGCGGCTGAGCCAATGCGTGATCGATCGCGGCGTGTATATTCCCGAAGGGCTCGTCGTGGGCGAAGACCCGGAGGAGGACGAGAAGTGGTTCCGCCGCTCGGAAGGCGGCGTCGTGCTGATCACGCAGACGATGCTCGACAAACGCGCGGCGGCATTGGACTAA
- the glgA gene encoding glycogen synthase GlgA yields MKRVLSVASEAVPLIKTGGLADVAGALPAALKGQGWEMRVMIPAYRGILKKLKSPKPVWESESLYGGPARLVLGKAGDMEVLALQADHLFDRDGGPYSQDGRDYPDNAERFAALSFVAAEIAREGAGKWQPDLVHCHDWQTGLVPWYLRGTGIPTVMTIHNIAFQGRFGRDKLAALGLQTWDFTREGVEFWGDISTLKAGLVAASAITTVSPRYADELMRGEFGMGLEGVIQARAGDLHGILNGIDLDVWNPETDPEVTSFSATKPGGKSKNRKALEAEFDLDVPGPLAILISRLTPQKGIDLIAPALGPYLEAGGGLAVLGSGDGWAEDAMRDLAARHPGRVGVRIGYDEALSHRMYAGGDAVLVPSRFEPCGLTQLYGLRYGCLPVVSAVGGLADTVVGATPATEAAGASTGIVFHPVDDLALRQALMKLIVLYGDAKGWAAMQRRAMKTDWGWDGSAARYAALYDALLAR; encoded by the coding sequence ATGAAACGCGTTCTCTCGGTGGCCTCGGAAGCGGTCCCACTGATCAAGACGGGCGGCCTCGCGGATGTAGCGGGCGCTTTGCCGGCCGCGCTCAAAGGGCAGGGCTGGGAGATGCGGGTGATGATCCCGGCCTATCGCGGGATTCTGAAAAAGCTGAAATCGCCGAAACCGGTATGGGAAAGCGAGAGCCTCTATGGTGGCCCGGCGCGGCTGGTGCTGGGAAAGGCCGGCGACATGGAGGTGCTGGCGCTGCAGGCCGACCATCTGTTCGACCGGGACGGGGGCCCGTATTCGCAAGACGGGCGCGACTATCCCGACAATGCCGAACGCTTCGCCGCGCTGAGCTTCGTCGCCGCCGAGATCGCACGCGAGGGTGCGGGCAAATGGCAGCCCGATCTGGTGCATTGCCACGATTGGCAGACCGGGCTCGTGCCGTGGTATCTGCGCGGCACCGGCATCCCGACAGTGATGACGATCCACAACATCGCGTTTCAGGGCCGGTTCGGCCGCGACAAGCTGGCGGCGCTCGGGCTGCAGACCTGGGATTTCACCCGCGAGGGCGTGGAATTCTGGGGCGATATTTCGACGCTGAAAGCCGGGCTGGTCGCGGCGAGCGCGATCACCACCGTCAGCCCGCGCTATGCCGACGAGTTGATGCGGGGCGAGTTCGGCATGGGTTTGGAAGGTGTCATTCAGGCGCGTGCGGGCGATCTGCACGGAATTCTCAACGGGATCGATCTGGATGTCTGGAACCCCGAGACCGATCCGGAAGTGACGTCTTTCTCGGCGACGAAACCCGGCGGAAAATCGAAAAACCGCAAAGCCTTGGAGGCCGAATTTGATCTCGATGTGCCGGGACCGCTGGCGATCCTGATCTCGCGCCTGACGCCGCAGAAGGGCATCGACCTGATCGCTCCGGCGCTCGGCCCCTATCTCGAGGCGGGCGGCGGCCTTGCGGTGCTTGGATCGGGCGACGGCTGGGCGGAAGACGCGATGCGCGACCTTGCCGCGCGTCACCCCGGCCGGGTGGGCGTGAGGATCGGTTATGACGAGGCGCTGAGCCATCGAATGTATGCAGGCGGCGATGCGGTGCTGGTGCCCTCGCGCTTCGAGCCCTGCGGCCTGACCCAGCTCTACGGGCTGCGCTATGGGTGCCTGCCGGTGGTCTCCGCCGTGGGCGGCCTCGCCGATACGGTGGTGGGCGCGACGCCCGCAACCGAGGCCGCAGGCGCGTCGACCGGGATCGTCTTCCATCCTGTCGACGATCTCGCGCTGCGGCAGGCGCTGATGAAGCTGATCGTGCTTTACGGCGACGCTAAGGGTTGGGCCGCGATGCAGCGCCGGGCGATGAAGACCGACTGGGGCTGGGACGGATCGGCCGCACGCTACGCCGCGCTCTATGACGCGCTTCTCGCCCGATGA
- the glgX gene encoding glycogen debranching protein GlgX, whose product MKISPGRADPLGATPCEDGVNFALASAHAERVELCLFTKSGEQRIDLPGRTGPTWHGFIAGLEPGARYGYRVHGPWAPEAGHRFNPAKLLIDPYARQIDSKITWQAPMQYGKSKPDRRNSAGVTPKSVVAEIARPEWDRPQHSWSETVIYEAHPKGLTMTHPDVPEALRGTWAGLASDPILSHLTDLGITAIELLPSCAYLDDRFLVEKGLSNYWGYQPIANFAPEPRYSGADPRGEFREMVRRFHGAGIEVILDVVYNHTGEGNAIGPMLSLRGIDNASYYRLTPDGAYIDETGTGNTLDLSNPLCLRLVMDCLRHWVEEMGVDGFRFDLAATLARGTSGAVEAHAQFLAAIEQDPVLRGVNLIAEPWDIGPGGYYLGGFPHPFTEWNDRFRDDARRFWRGDRGMAGDLARRVAGSAEIFDQMGRPATASVNFITAHDGFTLQDLVSYGEKQNLANGEENRDGHDANFSEALESVEAQALRKRALLATLLMSQGVPMLLAGDEIGNSQGGNNNAYAQDNEIGWVDWSAPDDTLKTFVKHLIQIKKDHRVLRQNRYLHSLIRKQDGMRDLIWRLASGEEPEPHDWNDPELRCIGVEIRGAAEGPAGEAGSEAVYVILNAGPEQHITLPPGRWTRALDSALPVREAEQIDGPEACLAAQSVQVFTRATVQEKS is encoded by the coding sequence ATGAAGATCAGCCCCGGCAGAGCGGACCCGCTGGGCGCCACGCCCTGCGAAGACGGCGTGAACTTCGCGCTGGCCTCGGCCCATGCCGAGCGGGTGGAGCTGTGCCTGTTCACCAAATCTGGCGAGCAGCGGATCGACCTGCCGGGGCGCACCGGACCGACCTGGCACGGCTTCATCGCGGGGCTCGAGCCGGGCGCGCGCTATGGCTACCGGGTGCATGGGCCCTGGGCGCCCGAGGCGGGGCATCGGTTCAATCCGGCGAAGCTGCTGATCGACCCTTATGCACGCCAGATCGACTCGAAGATCACCTGGCAAGCCCCTATGCAATATGGGAAATCGAAGCCCGATCGGCGCAATAGCGCAGGCGTCACGCCGAAATCCGTCGTCGCCGAGATCGCGCGGCCCGAATGGGATCGGCCACAGCATAGCTGGTCGGAGACGGTGATCTACGAGGCCCATCCCAAGGGACTCACGATGACCCATCCGGATGTGCCCGAAGCCCTGCGCGGCACCTGGGCGGGGCTCGCCTCCGATCCGATCCTGTCGCATCTCACCGATCTCGGGATCACTGCGATCGAACTGCTGCCGAGCTGCGCCTATCTCGACGACCGCTTCCTCGTCGAGAAGGGCCTGAGCAATTACTGGGGCTATCAGCCGATCGCTAATTTCGCGCCGGAACCGCGCTATTCCGGTGCCGATCCGCGCGGCGAATTCCGCGAGATGGTGCGGCGCTTCCATGGCGCCGGGATCGAGGTGATCCTCGACGTCGTCTACAACCACACGGGCGAGGGCAACGCGATCGGGCCGATGCTGAGCCTGCGCGGGATCGACAATGCGAGCTATTACCGCCTGACGCCCGACGGCGCCTATATCGACGAGACCGGGACCGGCAATACGCTGGACCTGTCGAACCCGCTCTGTCTGCGGCTGGTGATGGATTGCCTGCGCCATTGGGTCGAGGAGATGGGTGTCGATGGTTTCCGCTTCGATCTGGCCGCGACGCTGGCGCGCGGCACGTCGGGTGCCGTCGAGGCGCATGCGCAGTTCCTCGCCGCGATTGAGCAGGATCCGGTGCTGCGAGGGGTGAATCTGATCGCCGAGCCTTGGGATATCGGCCCGGGCGGCTATTACCTCGGTGGCTTCCCGCATCCGTTCACCGAATGGAACGACCGCTTCCGCGACGATGCGCGCCGGTTCTGGCGCGGCGACCGGGGCATGGCGGGCGATCTGGCGCGGCGCGTGGCGGGCTCGGCGGAGATCTTCGACCAGATGGGACGGCCCGCGACGGCCTCGGTGAATTTCATCACCGCCCATGACGGCTTCACGCTGCAAGACCTTGTTTCCTATGGCGAAAAGCAGAACCTCGCGAATGGCGAGGAAAACAGAGATGGCCATGATGCGAATTTCTCGGAGGCGCTGGAGAGCGTCGAGGCGCAGGCCCTGCGCAAACGCGCGCTGCTTGCGACGCTGCTGATGAGCCAGGGCGTGCCGATGCTGCTGGCCGGTGACGAGATCGGCAATTCGCAGGGGGGCAATAACAACGCCTATGCGCAGGATAACGAGATCGGCTGGGTCGATTGGAGCGCGCCTGACGACACTTTAAAAACCTTCGTCAAGCATCTGATCCAGATAAAAAAAGATCACCGCGTCCTGCGACAAAACCGCTATCTGCACTCGCTGATCCGCAAGCAGGACGGAATGCGCGATCTGATCTGGCGGCTTGCCTCTGGCGAGGAACCTGAGCCGCATGACTGGAACGATCCCGAGCTGCGCTGCATCGGCGTCGAAATCCGCGGCGCTGCCGAAGGTCCGGCAGGCGAGGCCGGCAGCGAAGCCGTCTACGTGATCCTCAACGCAGGGCCCGAGCAGCACATCACATTGCCGCCCGGAAGATGGACACGCGCGCTCGATTCCGCCTTGCCCGTGCGGGAAGCGGAACAAATCGACGGCCCCGAGGCTTGCCTTGCCGCACAATCCGTTCAAGTCTTTACCCGCGCCACAGTGCAGGAGAAATCATGA
- a CDS encoding alpha-D-glucose phosphate-specific phosphoglucomutase, translated as MTRHATQPIDGQKPGTSGLRKKTRVFMQPSYLENFVQSTFDAIGGVRGKTLVLGGDGRYFGREAASTILKMAAANGAARVIVGQGAWLSTPAASNLIRQRQANGGIILSASHNPGGSDEDFGVKYNSANGGPAPESITSTIHKRTQEIREYHLLDAADPDLDSLGETPLGEMIVEVVDPVSAYADLMETIFDFNVLRDVFKAGFRMRMDSMCAITGPYAVEIFENRLGAAAGTVTHGTPLPDFGGMHPDPNPTWAHELMDEMMSENAPDFGAASDGDGDRNMILGAGTYVSPSDSLAVLAANAHLVPGYKDGLKGVARSMPTSAAADRVAEALGLDCYETPTGWKFFGNLMDAGRVSLCGEESFGTGSDHVREKDGLWAVLMWLNILAVRKMSVAEIMADHFARYGRNYYSRHDYEALPTEQAEAMLDDLRARLGELKGTQVEGLTLESSDEFSYTDPVDGSVAEGQGFRILFEGGSRVVLRLSGTGTEGATLRVYLERYAPGPDGLDHDPQEALAPIIRATEALVGIRERTGREKPDVIT; from the coding sequence ATGACCCGCCACGCGACCCAGCCCATCGACGGCCAGAAACCCGGCACCTCGGGGCTGCGCAAGAAAACCCGCGTTTTCATGCAGCCAAGCTACCTCGAGAATTTCGTGCAATCGACATTCGACGCGATCGGCGGCGTGCGCGGCAAGACCTTGGTTCTCGGCGGGGACGGACGGTATTTCGGACGCGAAGCGGCAAGCACGATCCTGAAAATGGCGGCCGCCAACGGGGCCGCGCGGGTGATCGTGGGGCAGGGTGCGTGGCTGTCCACGCCCGCCGCATCGAACCTGATCCGGCAGCGACAGGCGAATGGCGGGATCATCCTTTCTGCCAGCCACAATCCCGGCGGCTCGGACGAGGATTTCGGCGTCAAATACAACTCCGCGAACGGCGGACCTGCGCCGGAGTCGATCACCTCGACGATCCATAAGCGCACGCAGGAGATCCGTGAATATCATCTGCTCGATGCGGCAGATCCCGATCTGGACAGCCTTGGCGAGACGCCGCTGGGCGAGATGATCGTCGAAGTCGTCGACCCGGTGAGCGCCTATGCCGATCTGATGGAAACGATATTCGATTTCAACGTGTTGCGAGACGTCTTTAAGGCGGGTTTCCGGATGCGGATGGACTCGATGTGCGCCATCACCGGACCTTACGCGGTGGAGATTTTCGAGAACCGCCTCGGCGCCGCGGCAGGGACCGTCACGCATGGGACGCCGCTGCCGGATTTCGGCGGCATGCATCCCGATCCGAACCCGACCTGGGCCCATGAGCTGATGGACGAGATGATGAGCGAAAACGCCCCGGATTTCGGCGCGGCCTCGGATGGCGATGGCGACCGGAACATGATCCTGGGCGCGGGCACCTATGTCTCGCCGTCGGACAGCCTCGCGGTGCTGGCCGCGAACGCGCATCTCGTGCCGGGTTACAAGGACGGGCTGAAGGGCGTCGCGCGCTCGATGCCGACCTCGGCGGCGGCGGATCGGGTGGCCGAGGCGCTTGGCCTCGATTGCTACGAGACGCCGACGGGCTGGAAGTTCTTCGGCAACCTGATGGATGCGGGGCGCGTGTCGCTCTGTGGCGAGGAGAGCTTCGGCACGGGCTCCGACCATGTGCGCGAGAAGGACGGGCTCTGGGCGGTGCTGATGTGGCTCAACATCCTTGCCGTGCGCAAGATGTCGGTGGCCGAGATCATGGCCGATCATTTCGCGCGTTACGGCCGTAACTACTATTCGCGCCACGATTACGAGGCGCTGCCGACCGAGCAGGCAGAGGCGATGCTGGACGATCTCCGCGCTCGCCTTGGAGAGCTGAAAGGGACGCAGGTCGAAGGGCTTACGCTCGAAAGCTCAGACGAGTTTTCCTATACCGATCCGGTCGATGGCTCGGTCGCGGAAGGTCAGGGTTTCCGTATTCTGTTCGAGGGTGGCTCGCGTGTCGTGCTGCGTCTGTCGGGCACGGGCACCGAGGGCGCGACGCTGCGCGTGTATCTCGAGCGCTATGCGCCGGGACCGGATGGGCTGGACCATGATCCGCAAGAGGCGCTGGCACCGATCATCCGGGCGACGGAGGCGCTGGTGGGCATCCGCGAACGCACGGGGCGCGAGAAACCCGACGTCATCACCTGA
- a CDS encoding quinone oxidoreductase: MAYAMAIARPGGRDQFHKIEIEVPKPGPGEVTLRHTAIGLNFIDVYFRTGLYPWPVESDLITGGEAAGVIEAVGDGVDLQVGQRVAYTQPNGAYASHRVMAAKNVVPIPDDISDEVAAAVMLKGLTVHYLIHHSYRVKSGDTVLFHAAAGGVGSIAGQWLKAKGVRAIGTAGGPEKCARALEHGYDAVIDYRSEDFGAEVKRLTDGAGVAAVYDSVGADTVMTSLDVLKRFGTLVCFGQSSGPADQFKINDLARNSLFLTRPTLFQHTDQPGWLRNSAAELFEMIGKGEIKIDVPQSFSLEDVAAAHEALEGRRTVGSTVLTP; this comes from the coding sequence ATGGCTTATGCGATGGCAATCGCGCGCCCCGGTGGGCGCGACCAGTTCCACAAGATCGAGATCGAGGTTCCCAAACCGGGCCCCGGCGAAGTCACTTTAAGACATACCGCTATAGGATTGAATTTCATCGATGTTTACTTCCGAACGGGGCTTTATCCGTGGCCGGTGGAGAGCGATCTGATCACCGGCGGCGAAGCGGCGGGTGTGATCGAGGCGGTCGGCGATGGCGTGGATCTACAGGTCGGACAGCGCGTGGCCTATACACAGCCCAATGGCGCTTATGCGAGCCACCGGGTGATGGCTGCGAAAAACGTCGTGCCGATCCCGGACGATATTTCCGATGAGGTCGCAGCGGCGGTGATGCTCAAAGGTCTGACCGTGCATTACCTGATCCATCACTCATATCGCGTAAAGTCCGGCGACACTGTGCTTTTCCACGCGGCTGCCGGTGGCGTCGGCTCGATCGCGGGTCAATGGCTGAAGGCCAAGGGCGTTCGTGCGATCGGCACGGCTGGCGGGCCTGAGAAATGCGCGCGGGCGCTTGAGCACGGCTATGACGCGGTGATCGATTACCGGTCGGAGGATTTCGGCGCAGAGGTCAAACGGCTCACCGATGGCGCGGGCGTCGCGGCGGTCTATGACTCGGTGGGCGCGGATACGGTGATGACGTCGCTCGATGTGCTCAAGCGGTTCGGTACGCTGGTGTGCTTCGGGCAAAGCTCCGGACCGGCGGATCAGTTCAAGATCAACGATCTGGCGCGCAACTCGCTGTTCCTGACGCGTCCGACCTTGTTCCAGCACACGGATCAGCCGGGGTGGCTGCGTAACTCCGCCGCAGAACTCTTTGAGATGATTGGGAAAGGCGAGATCAAGATCGACGTGCCGCAGAGCTTTTCTCTGGAGGATGTCGCCGCAGCCCATGAGGCGCTGGAGGGCCGGAGAACGGTCGGGAGCACGGTTTTGACCCCATAA
- the cbbR gene encoding LysR family regulator CbbR, whose amino-acid sequence MPMRMNAVTLKQLRALDAVARGGSLTAAGESLNLTTPAIHTQIKGLEDAIGMKLIQRAVDGAGSELTEAGKALRETALRIEDNLSQAEATLSAIARGQVGRITLGVVSTGKYFAPRLVKMLQDAHPEIEVALRVGNRSAIIEGIERGSFDIAVMGRPPRHPPVVAEPIGQHPHALVAPLGHPLIAKADDLEQLFGETFISREEGSGTRILMSRWLDRVGDGRLYDTLEMDSNETIKQAVMAGLGIAFLSLHTVTDELETGRLALIPAPGLPLMRHWFLVRRESERPRELALRVWDEIVEMNGAFLPHPIPD is encoded by the coding sequence ATGCCGATGCGGATGAACGCTGTAACGCTAAAGCAATTGCGCGCGCTTGATGCGGTGGCGCGGGGCGGGTCGCTGACCGCTGCCGGGGAGAGCCTGAACCTCACGACGCCTGCGATTCATACGCAGATCAAGGGGTTGGAGGATGCGATCGGGATGAAGCTGATCCAGCGCGCCGTCGACGGTGCGGGATCCGAGCTGACCGAGGCCGGCAAGGCGCTGCGCGAAACCGCGCTGCGGATCGAGGACAACTTGTCGCAGGCCGAGGCGACGCTGAGCGCCATTGCGCGCGGGCAGGTGGGTCGGATCACGCTCGGCGTCGTCTCGACCGGCAAATATTTCGCGCCGCGGCTGGTGAAGATGCTGCAAGACGCCCATCCCGAGATCGAGGTCGCGCTGCGCGTGGGTAACCGCTCGGCCATCATCGAGGGGATCGAGCGCGGCAGTTTCGACATCGCCGTGATGGGCCGCCCGCCGCGCCATCCGCCCGTTGTGGCCGAACCGATCGGCCAGCACCCGCATGCGCTGGTCGCACCGCTGGGCCATCCGCTGATCGCCAAGGCCGATGATCTGGAGCAGCTTTTCGGCGAGACCTTCATCTCGCGCGAGGAAGGGTCGGGGACGCGTATCCTGATGTCGCGCTGGCTCGACCGTGTCGGCGACGGGCGGCTCTATGACACGCTGGAGATGGACAGCAACGAGACGATCAAGCAGGCGGTGATGGCGGGTCTCGGCATCGCGTTTCTTAGCCTGCACACGGTGACGGACGAGCTGGAGACCGGACGCCTGGCGCTGATCCCGGCACCGGGATTGCCGCTGATGCGCCACTGGTTCCTCGTGCGCCGCGAGAGCGAACGCCCGCGCGAACTGGCGCTGCGCGTCTGGGATGAGATCGTCGAGATGAACGGCGCTTTCCTGCCGCATCCGATCCCGGATTGA